The segment TTGTAGCCCGATGCACCATAAAACACTGAGCCACAAAAGCTTCAAAATACGTTTTGTGCCATACCTAACCTAAGTGTCTTTTTCTAAGCATATAACTTTCGCTTGTTCCATTTAAATTCTCAATTAATGCACTGTTTGCTCCATCACTTGGATTGTTGTTTGAGATTTTTTTTCACCTTTTCTTTTATTACAACATTCCATTTTTCCTCCACTTATATCAAAGTCTTTGTTCATGAACCAAGTGTTGTGTCAATCATTCTGATTGCTCAATAGTATCACAAATACAGTGACATCAATAGTGTATAAAAATCTATCTTCATTCTGATTAAGCCTGATGACACATATATTGATAAGATTAATCCAAGTAGATTACTATAGGATAAAAAAAAAGTCACGGCTTACGAAATTATAGTTGCTTCTTCAACTTTTTAATTTAGTTGGTTAATAACAATGACATTAACATTCTTTATATCTTTGTCATTGCAAAAGCAACAAACTTGAAACTTGCATTAAAATGTATTTCATTTGGATGATGCGTTAATTTTGGCATGAAGTTTCATTTCAAAGTTGTTATATTTGATGGGTCAAATTCAGTGGTTGAGTGTCTGTCCCATCCACACTATTCATTCATTGTTTAACAAAGGAAGCAACTAGAAAGTCAAGTATATCCAAGAATCAACTTCAACAATCGACTTTGCAAGCCATCACCAAACAAACAAAAACCCACCAACACACACTGGCAAGGATGATATGAGAGTTTATGTTAGGATCAAAAATTCAGATTGGGAGTCATTCATGCTCACCTCTTGAGGCCGAAGATAATAAGTGAAGTAAAACATATTTTTCGTGAAATGTAATATTTTTGAAAGCAAAGTACTTACGATAGAGAGAATGATAACATTTATATCCTTTTCTGTTAAGAGAATAACCCACGAAGATACATCTAAGTCACGAGAATTCAATTTAATTCGGTATTGCTTATGGACATGAACAAAAGATACACAATCAAATACTCGAGAGTTTAGACCCTACAACATATAAGTTCATAAATTAAACAAGACTAGCGTTACCTATAATTAGTGGCGGAACAAGAATAATTATGAAGTCTGGACAAAAATTTAAAGACTGCAAATTTACattgtttataatatataaatagtcaacAATCAAATAAAAGAGACCCGTCATTTTGTCAACAaaaatattgtttaaaataaaagagataaaacATAACCTTACAATAGTGCGTTAAATAAAATCAGGAGGCAAAATTCTTTCCGAGAGTTCTTTGCGGTGAATATTCGAATAATACCAATATCAttaagtgacttgaatatctcccgctcggtgtaacatatcatcaagCCATTGAACCACACATTGTTGATCTTATAATGCAATTTAAACTTGATAATCTCcattgctgaaaaagctctttcaacgGATGTTGTTGACACCGGCAATATCAAAGCTAACTCAATAACTTTGTAAGCCAATGAAAATACCAAATGTTTCTCAGTTTAAACCATCTTCatagccaaactttgaacatctACACAAGTTGAAAAGGAAACATGTCTTTTCACTTGAAAAACATAAGTTTCAAGTTGATCCCTTATTATTCCACGGTCATCGTCTAAAAATTTTGCATGATAAATATCAACAACAGCAAGGCGAGCAAGCTTATCAATATCAAACTTGGAGAAATAGTTCTTGGGGTTAAGACATGAGAAGCAATCAAGGATAATGCTACTTCCGTCACTAAAGCGATGATCCATCTCCACACATATTTTGTCAATAGCAACATAAAAAATCTCTGTACGATAATGTTAAAGATTAGTGATAGTCCTTCCTTCTATCCTTGAACGACCGAACCGGTATTTCGTCAACCATATTTGGCACCAGAATACCTTTAGCAACACAAAATTTTTGGAGATCGGCAAATAAATTATCCCGACCACTCTCCCTCATTGTGGCCAACCGAGCTTTGACATCATCAACTAATTCCACGACAATCACAATATTATGATCTTTTCTTTGAAAGACATTAGAAAGCTCATTCGtgataccaaacaactttaacattaacttcaaaataaaagtaaatttaaagctctccattttttTATCAAACCCGTTGTTTGAGATGGTCCACgttcatcttcatcaaccataCTAAGCACCTTTAACACGGAGGACCATATTTGATCCCAATGAGGCAATGTAGTAATGATGTGAACCCCATCTAGTATCTCCATGTCTAGTGAGACTAGATGATTGGCGCAAGCCCTTTCCTCTAGATATCTCACCACTAtcaattttattcaaaatatCTTAGTGTTGTGCCTCCGTCAAAGCATTCATCCTCTTAAATGATGCACTTGTTGTGGTCACAATTAAGGAGATGTACTCAAAGAAAACATGAATAGTTGAGCAACTACTAGCAACAGACACAACAACCAATTGCAAATGGTGAGCATAACAATGGACATAGAAAGCATAAGAGTTTTCATCTAGAATCTTTCTTTGCAAACCATAAAATTCACTTCTCAAATTTGAAGCTCCATCATATCTTTACCCTCGTATCCTTGAAATACATAACGTGTActtatcaagaataccataaaaaGCATTCTTTAGTAAATTGGATGTAGTATCTTTGACATTATGTAGAGCAATAAATCGTTCCACAATATTATCTTTGTCGTTCAAAAACCTAAAACAAATTCAACAAGTTTACTTGGCGGCATAGAGAGTAGTAGGTAATAAAAATTAGAAATTGAAAAATACAACTAACCTCAACATCACCGCCATTTTCTATTTAACGGATATATCACATGACTCATCAATAAACACGGAGTATTGTCTATCACTaagctcttccataatcaccttgATAAGTTCATGTGCACAACACTTTGCAAGCTCCTTTTGAATGTCACTGGAAGTCATTGTGCAATTTTTCCACAACAGTCAAAAGCATCCCTCACTTGTTCGTTCTAAGATTTTACCCAATCTAACATCTCTCTAAAATTTCCCTTATTTAGAGAAGTAGAGGATTCATCATGGCAATGGAAATTCATGCCTTGTGCCATGAGATATCTAAAACCaagcatattgagataaaacatcatttcattagagaCTATGTTCAAAAGGGTGTAATTGATATTCAATTCATTAATACTGAACATGGTGTTTACCAAATATTAGTGCTTGATTCTGAATGGAGTATTAGTCTCTGAAAATGATCAGGGGTAGCTATATCAAGAAGCCATTAGAGAGTCTATGATATCAGGAAACCTctaaattattttagtttataaAGCTCTGGACTTTATTTTTAGTGTTAAACTCTGATACATTGATTGAGATTAAACATTTAACTTCTGGTAAATCAAAAATCTTATTTAACTCATCTTGATATTAAATCTATTATAACTGAAGCTAATAAAATTTCTTGGTCTCAAACTGAGTCTATTACAAGTAAAGCACAAATTTCTGGCATCCCTATAGGAAGATCACATTTTCTATCTCTCCTATAGTTGCTACGGTTAAAACCCCTCAATGATTGATCTTGTTCCCATCCATCAAACCTTAAGAAGGACTTTCAGTCATCATCTTCTGCGTTCTCTTCTTGGGTGAAatttccttcttatttctttttgtgttttgAGTAGTGTTATCAGTTGTGTTGACACTCTCATTTGTAGTTAGCTCCTGAGTACTTTCACCTATTTCAGtttctttgtcctcttcaatTATTTGCTTCTGATGAAGACTTTTTATTGGTTCCTTCTCGTTttcttgtgtttgcttaattAGTTTTTGATAAGCTAGTGTTTTGTAAACAAGTTGGTTTGATAGTCCTTTTCAACCACTCATCATTGGTTCTTACGTCTGTGCTCTAGTTGTAAAAATCAGTTTGACTGTACTGAGAAGATGTACTTATTTTTTGTCATAATCTGTTAGGATACCATGAGTTAAGATTGATTTTATCACATTCACTTACAATTATTTTTTTCCCATGCATTTTATTGAACAGTACTatgaaaattgtggaaattggagtAAATATGCGTTAATGGAAAAAGATTAAACCTTCATTAAATTGAATAAGTACATAAGTTTTTCAGATACAACATGTCATACCCCTATTTTTTACCAtaatattatccattcatttgcattctaattattaattaagatcacaatcttgagggtTGTTCTTTTGGTGTTGTGCTTACCTTATCTTTaggagggaccatcaagcacatATATTTtagcttgtatatatatatatatatatatatatatatatatatatatatatatatatatatatatatatatatatatatatatatatatatatatattacaataaccaaaatacaaaaatatgtctttGTCTTTCAATGTTTTTGATGCAAGGTAGGTGTTGAATCAAGTGCATCCTCACCACTCCtaaaattaggattttgaggATGATTCTCAAGCAACATGGTATTCATGAAAGCTAAATGAATTGTAGTTCAAAAGAATCTTCGTCATCACCATGGATCGTGTCTTAAGCGTCTCTCCACTTCATTTGGTCTAGTCCATCTCAAGATTATATGGTTTGATTCATCAGGAAACTTCATAgattcatgtgtttatttccatgcctgcttcataagtttcatcaagttATGAACCTCAAAATTAAGTTTGATTCCAGAGAATATCATTTCAAGTACATATGTACCTTCCTCATGCTTTATTATGCAAGAAAAGTTCaaagttgattcaagaagataGACCTAATTGGACAAGTTCTTGATTCTATGATTAGAAGGGCATAACTTTCTCAATTTTAAACTTTTTTGAGTGCTTCCTTTTTCAAAGTACTCTCCTTGACATCACCAACAACTTCTCTTCACAAGTCAAGAATAAATTTTGTGAAGAAAGTCATCAAAAGATAGAAGACATTACAAGTCTCCTTTGAAATTTAAGGAATTGTGTACTGACTTCAAAGGATCTTAACTTTACCAAATTTCATCATCTTGAACCCATTATTTTTGCATAGTGATCTTGAGTGAGTCTACTTTAATCCATCTTTGAAGTCCAAAAGCAAAATATAAGTCGAAGATCATGTTTGAAgaaaaaacattataggtcatgttGGTGTGCCTAGGGTTCCAAGGCATATTGGTGTATAAAACTGGCCTCAAGGCCAATTGGTGCAAATTTCACTTTATCCTGCACAACTTTTATACTTATgcttatttttctattttctacaactttcatgttggaatttttggaaaattCAAGCTCTAAGATGCACTTTTGGCATATACATCAAGGTGTTTTATGAAATGACTCTGGGCAAATGCCATGATTTTACCTAAGTTGCCAAGAGCATATCTCTCTCCTCAATTTCCTAATTGATCCCATTACTTTTGCATCATGTTATATGTAATGAGAATAGTATTTGGCTCAAGAAAGATTGGAAAATGCACGAGCCAATTGTTAGAGGCCTAAGGTTGAAGTGAGTTGACCAAGATTGTCAAAATTGCTAAATCTGGCCAAGTGTTTTGTGCATCTTTTTCCTCCACTTTGAGAAGCtataacttttgattcaagacaCCAAATAAAACAATTCCAAGCATATTACAAAGCTTGATCCCTCATCTTTCCAAAGAGCCTAAGATTGTATCATAAAGGTCCCTACACAAGTTGCCCCATGATGGTGAAGTTGGTACCTTGAAGTTGAAGAAAGCTCATGATCAGTTTTGCAAATCTCCAAATTACTCAAAATTAATCCAATATGGCACGCTTTTTTGCTTCTAAACGTGATTAGCAACTTCCTATAAGTAATTTAGTGCATTAAAACGCAAGCTTTGGTGGAGTTTTGATCAAATGAAGTCACATGTTTGACATGGCATCAGGCTCACACGAATTCACTCATTTCCAATTCCTTTTGCACGTATGAGCTCACCAATCACttcccctataaatagagatcattcCCCATTCGTTTTCCTCAAGTTTTGATAGCCAATTGACCCCTGCTAAGATCCCATTTGAACTCTTAAGCTTGAATTTCATTTTTGCTCTTCTACCCTTCAATCACTCAAAAACTCCATTCAGTTAGCTTCACCAACATCAAGTGAAGCTAACCACATCATTTGCACCAAGAATCGTGACctgaatcaagctcaccatgttCAGTTTCAGAGCTCTGAAGTTGGACTTCTACATGTGAAATCCTCCACAAGTTCTCTTCAAATTTATGGCTATAATGTAGCACTTGACTTGCTGAAGCTCGTGGTATCTTTTAATTTTAACTGTGACTGAATTTGATACGTCTGTTTCTAAAtcccttttcaaaactttctctgATTTTTCTCAAAACGAGTAAGATGTAGCAAATATATATTTGGCGCGAGGATGCCATTGAGATCGTCTTAAAGAGACGAACACAATGGTATCGGTCTGGTTTGCTAATTTTACAGTTTGAATATCATGGTTTAAGGTTggctagaggttgaagacaaCCTACGTGGACGTCTCCAACCAATGATCGTGTGCCACGCATCTTTTTCAAATttggttttattttgttttaaacgTTTTGATTCAGTGTGATGTTCACTAAAGTCCATGATATGCTCAGCGCGTATGATCCACTAGATTAGCTTACTAACGTGTTTTGACACTATCAGATGGcccatatttttttgatttttattttctttgtttatttaatttaatttcaaaatttaataactccttcattttaattccaaaaaataccATTGTTTTTGCTAaaatcttcttttatttttctctttctgatatatatttttccatatatttatttttggttttactatttttcttaatttttgttttattagctttgttttaattggtttaaaattatttcttgacattcaaaaattataaaaaaaattgtcaacACTTGTTGACTTATGTTTGAATTATggttaatttttgggattttttttatgttataataCCATTTATGTATTTCATCACaaaattccaattaattaatcattttcagtcacttttaaataattttaagttTCTGGAAATTATGAAACCTTTTTCTAAAAATCATACATAGTTTTTCTGATTTTATTATGGTCTTGTGAGAAATTTATTTGGTGTTTGGATACCACTTAagtatttcatcaataatttcttATTTTAGACCATTTTAAAATCTCTTTTATATgtttaaaattaaagtttttgtttccttatattttgattatgaaattgtgaatattTTGTGATACTTTGACCTGACtttattaatatcattggatatAGGATTTTGATAGGTTtaaaagaaccaaatccataatattagatgaatgatattaattatagtttgagttttcttccaacttctttttttctttgattaGTGGGTGTAAGTCTTGTTTGAATTCATTGTGTAGAAGTTTTGATTCTATCAATCCTCTGATGAATCATCAAGATGAAATcccataaaaattaaaataaattcatcgGGACATTATGATTCTAATCTACTTCttcccctttctttttctttgtcttgtaTCGGAGAATGATCATTCGTGGCCTAAACTTATGTTTACAAGCCTAAGGATGGTTGACTATTTGACAATTGATTCAAAAACTTTGAAAGCTTGTTGTGTGTAGgctttgattctatcaatctTCTGACAAGTTTTCATAAACTTTAACCTAAGTTCATTGGTCATCTATTATTGATCATTCAAGCTAACTACTAATTTTTAACAATTAACTTCTAACTTTCATTCTTATGCTTCTTTTATTACCttctttatttttatgctttatATTATCATCTATCATTcattatcatgt is part of the Vicia villosa cultivar HV-30 ecotype Madison, WI unplaced genomic scaffold, Vvil1.0 ctg.000287F_1_1, whole genome shotgun sequence genome and harbors:
- the LOC131626448 gene encoding uncharacterized protein LOC131626448; its protein translation is MEILDGVHIITTLPHWDQIWSSVLKVLSMVDEDERGPSQTTVDDVKARLATMRESGRDNLFADLQKFCVAKEIFYVAIDKICVEMDHRFSDGSSIILDCFSCLNPKNYFSKFDIDKLARLAVVDIYHAKFLDDDRGIIRDQLETYVFQVKRHVSFSTCVDVQSLAMKMV